In Eupeodes corollae chromosome 3, idEupCoro1.1, whole genome shotgun sequence, a single genomic region encodes these proteins:
- the LOC129951771 gene encoding syntenin-1-like: MSLYPSLEDMQVDKLVQNQRAMVNEVIQFSQDAPVATPAITSPYPVANVQNGTVVYPALGNFLGLELSDEMIRQNMPEYMTDTTDTAIEPARNSPYPSNNGLIAPVTGNNVIPAVAQVNHSIRELILCKDSKGKVGLRVQSIDNGVFVCIVVKGSPAAMAGLRFGDQILQINGTLVSGYSVDKIHKMLKTSGNNNISVVVRDRPFERTVTLLKDSKGSMGIVFKNGKITDIVKDSSAARNGVLINHNLLEVNGQTVVAMKDKEIGKIITDAPGNTIKITIIPSFLYEHLIKKLSTSFLRGKMDHSVPEF, from the exons ATGTCTCTATATCCATCATTGGAGGACATGCAAGTTGACAAACTTGTCCAAAATCAACGTGCCATGGTGAATGAAGTGATTCAATTTTCACAAGACGCTCCCGTTGCTACTCCTGCAATCACTTCGCCATATCCTGTTGCTAATGTACAAAATGGTACTGTCGTTTATCCAGCCTTAGGAAATTTTCTCGGATTGGAATTATCTGATGAGATGATTCGACAAAATATGCCAGA atatatgaCTGATACCACAGATACTGCCATTGAACCAGCAAGAAATTCACCATACCCATCGAATAATGGTCTTATTGCACCTGTTACAGGCAATAATGTCATTCCAGCTGTAGCTCAGGTCAATCACAGTATTCGGGAGCTGATTCTATGCAAAGATTCTAAGGGAAAAGTCGGGCTAAGAGTACAGTCTATCGATAatggtgtttttgtttgtattgtggTCAAAGGTAGTCCAGCTGCAATGGCTGGTTTGAGGTTTGGCGATCAAATTCTACAAATCAATGGAACTCTCGTTAGTGGATATTCTGTAGACAAGATTCATAAGATGCTCAAAACATCAGGAAATAATAATATATCCGTTGTGGTTCGAGATAG gCCATTTGAGAGAACAGTTACCTTATTGAAGGACTCAAAAGGCAGCATGGGAATAGTCTTTAAAAACGGAAAAATAACTGACATTGTTAAGGATTCATCTGCAGCCCGCAATGGAGTCCTAATCAATCACAATCTACTCGAAGTCAATGGCCAAACTGTAGTTGCAATGAAAGATAAAGAAATCGGCAAAATTATCACTGACGCACCTGGCAACACcatcaaaataacaataattccaTCGTTTTTGTATGAGCATTTAATcaaaaa gCTTTCAACATCATTCCTTCGTGGTAAAATGGATCACAGTGTTCCTGAATTctaa